One genomic region from Vitis riparia cultivar Riparia Gloire de Montpellier isolate 1030 chromosome 17, EGFV_Vit.rip_1.0, whole genome shotgun sequence encodes:
- the LOC117905174 gene encoding protection of telomeres protein 1a-like isoform X2 produces MEKLPHVESAGDIIQFSHVVMKTHGQDVNAVFNKKFSSFAIFEGKYGEDFSPYQVSSNFRPRDQDKKFVKDLRKWLADSEIDKGMKEPLSLREIREGERVDLFCKILHICEVTKDEWIVFVWDGTDTPPVSVQTVLEDEMDNPLPLQLESLPLSRDILCTFPTVGTILRVIVDQGSEKLSLHLLKVGKWVRFLKIICEVQAGLWRGVLMPSTKLRYMPDADLLVSQRQRFYDERLSSKWERMPLSSFPWPSRITETDYEHVPFVTLMDVVTHSEVTAKFKCVVRVAAIVPWRAEDFCSPPGTYRTRLTLEDPTARIHAFVYAEDGEKFFEGYPPVDVLKRKRNKLLGIAESDDGNEINNAPRNPPWVQCCIKSYYLVKGDVWGSRRYRIFGTRLVT; encoded by the exons ATGAAGACTCATGGTCAGGACGTAAATGctgttttcaacaaaaaattctcTTCATTTGCCATCTTTGAAGGGAAATATGGTGAAGATTTCAGTCCTTATCaagtttcttcaaatttccgCCCTAGAGACCAGGACAAGAAGTTTGTAAAAGACTTGAGAAAATGGTTGGCTGATTCTGAAATTGATAAAG GGATGAAAGAACCCCTGTCGTTGAGAGAGATCAGGGAAGGAGAAcgtgttgatttgttttgtaaG ATTCTTCATATCTGTGAAGTCACTAAAGATGAGTGGATAGTCTTTGTTTGGGATGGAACTGATACTCCTCCAGTTAGTGTCCAGACAGT GCTGGAAGATGAAATGGACAATCCACTTCCTTTACAATTGGAGTCTTTGCCTTTAAGTAGAGATATTTTGTGTACATTTCCTACTGTGGGAACTATATTAAGGGTGATTGTTGATCAAGGCAGTGAGAAGCTTAGCCTCCACTTACTAAAGGTTGGAAAGTGGGTGAGATTTCTCAAAATAATCTGTGAAGTGCAAGCAGGATTGTGGCGTGGTGTGTTGATGCCTTCAACAAAGCTTCGATATATGCCAGATGCTGACCTTCTTGTATCACAACGGcaaag ATTTTATGATGAGCGGCTGTCTTCAAAATGGGAGCGGATGCCATTGTCAAGCTTTCCTTGGCCTTCTCGTATCACAG AGACTGATTATGAGCATGTGCCATTTGTTACATTGATGGATGTTGTCACCCATTCAGAG GTAACAGCTAAATTCAAGTGTGTAGTTCGAGTTGCAGCAATAGTTCCTTGGCGTGCAGAGGACTTCTGCTCTCCTCCTGGAACATATAGGACGAGGTTGACTCTGGAGGATCCAACTGCCAGAATCCATGCTTTTGTGTATGCTGAAGATGGG GAGAAATTTTTTGAGGGTTATCCCCCAGTTGATGTGTTGAAAAGGAAACGAAACAAATTGCTGGGGATAGCTGAAAGCGATGACGGCAATGAAATCAATAATGCTCCCAGAAATCCACCATGGGTGCAGTGTTGCATTAAGTCGTATTACCTTGTAAAGGGTGATGTTTGGGGCAGTAGGAGGTATCGAATCTTTGGCACCAGGCTGGTAACGTAA
- the LOC117905174 gene encoding protection of telomeres protein 1a-like isoform X3, with amino-acid sequence MKTHGQDVNAVFNKKFSSFAIFEGKYGEDFSPYQVSSNFRPRDQDKKFVKDLRKWLADSEIDKGMKEPLSLREIREGERVDLFCKILHICEVTKDEWIVFVWDGTDTPPVSVQTVLEDEMDNPLPLQLESLPLSRDILCTFPTVGTILRVIVDQGSEKLSLHLLKVGKWVRFLKIICEVQAGLWRGVLMPSTKLRYMPDADLLVSQRQRFYDERLSSKWERMPLSSFPWPSRITETDYEHVPFVTLMDVVTHSEVTAKFKCVVRVAAIVPWRAEDFCSPPGTYRTRLTLEDPTARIHAFVYAEDGEKFFEGYPPVDVLKRKRNKLLGIAESDDGNEINNAPRNPPWVQCCIKSYYLVKGDVWGSRRYRIFGTRLVT; translated from the exons ATGAAGACTCATGGTCAGGACGTAAATGctgttttcaacaaaaaattctcTTCATTTGCCATCTTTGAAGGGAAATATGGTGAAGATTTCAGTCCTTATCaagtttcttcaaatttccgCCCTAGAGACCAGGACAAGAAGTTTGTAAAAGACTTGAGAAAATGGTTGGCTGATTCTGAAATTGATAAAG GGATGAAAGAACCCCTGTCGTTGAGAGAGATCAGGGAAGGAGAAcgtgttgatttgttttgtaaG ATTCTTCATATCTGTGAAGTCACTAAAGATGAGTGGATAGTCTTTGTTTGGGATGGAACTGATACTCCTCCAGTTAGTGTCCAGACAGT GCTGGAAGATGAAATGGACAATCCACTTCCTTTACAATTGGAGTCTTTGCCTTTAAGTAGAGATATTTTGTGTACATTTCCTACTGTGGGAACTATATTAAGGGTGATTGTTGATCAAGGCAGTGAGAAGCTTAGCCTCCACTTACTAAAGGTTGGAAAGTGGGTGAGATTTCTCAAAATAATCTGTGAAGTGCAAGCAGGATTGTGGCGTGGTGTGTTGATGCCTTCAACAAAGCTTCGATATATGCCAGATGCTGACCTTCTTGTATCACAACGGcaaag ATTTTATGATGAGCGGCTGTCTTCAAAATGGGAGCGGATGCCATTGTCAAGCTTTCCTTGGCCTTCTCGTATCACAG AGACTGATTATGAGCATGTGCCATTTGTTACATTGATGGATGTTGTCACCCATTCAGAG GTAACAGCTAAATTCAAGTGTGTAGTTCGAGTTGCAGCAATAGTTCCTTGGCGTGCAGAGGACTTCTGCTCTCCTCCTGGAACATATAGGACGAGGTTGACTCTGGAGGATCCAACTGCCAGAATCCATGCTTTTGTGTATGCTGAAGATGGG GAGAAATTTTTTGAGGGTTATCCCCCAGTTGATGTGTTGAAAAGGAAACGAAACAAATTGCTGGGGATAGCTGAAAGCGATGACGGCAATGAAATCAATAATGCTCCCAGAAATCCACCATGGGTGCAGTGTTGCATTAAGTCGTATTACCTTGTAAAGGGTGATGTTTGGGGCAGTAGGAGGTATCGAATCTTTGGCACCAGGCTGGTAACGTAA